In uncultured Campylobacter sp., a genomic segment contains:
- a CDS encoding transporter substrate-binding domain-containing protein yields MKKSLFLILLFCIFALANSLSQIKQSKVIRIAVYENEPPFSRVTDNGFEGFDVELANAIGGKILGDTGGRIELIPVSAQARFPSIQNNQADMLIAAASVTEERKKNYEFSMPYLSVNSGVLTRKSDNIQKMSDLRGKKVGVIRGSTGEAFMQKDGGYNLVYCKNSSDCYKRLKSGEIDGACDDNLFVMVYPVADPSVEVNIKSLGENVFLGIAMQKGNADLAEAVNQALISLSKEGFFKKAYNDTFEPFYKGTVDKKYFLLDDIYSFF; encoded by the coding sequence ATGAAAAAATCGCTGTTTTTAATTCTTCTATTTTGCATCTTTGCGCTTGCGAATTCTTTAAGCCAAATAAAGCAGAGTAAAGTCATTCGTATCGCCGTTTATGAAAATGAGCCTCCATTTAGTAGAGTTACGGATAACGGCTTTGAGGGCTTTGACGTAGAGCTTGCTAATGCAATCGGAGGCAAAATTTTAGGCGATACCGGCGGCAGGATCGAGCTCATACCGGTATCGGCGCAAGCGCGCTTTCCGTCCATTCAAAATAATCAGGCAGATATGCTTATTGCGGCTGCAAGCGTTACTGAGGAGAGAAAGAAAAATTATGAGTTTTCGATGCCATATCTTTCCGTAAATTCCGGAGTTTTAACCAGAAAAAGTGACAATATCCAAAAAATGAGCGATCTGCGAGGTAAGAAAGTAGGCGTTATTCGCGGCTCGACGGGCGAAGCGTTTATGCAAAAGGACGGCGGCTACAATCTAGTGTATTGCAAGAATTCCTCCGATTGCTACAAGCGGTTAAAGAGCGGCGAGATCGACGGCGCATGCGACGATAATCTATTTGTGATGGTCTATCCGGTCGCAGATCCTAGCGTCGAGGTTAATATCAAAAGTCTTGGCGAGAACGTATTTTTAGGCATCGCGATGCAAAAAGGCAACGCAGATCTCGCAGAAGCCGTTAATCAAGCGCTCATTTCGCTTAGCAAAGAGGGCTTTTTCAAAAAGGCGTATAACGATACTTTCGAGCCTTTCTACAAAGGCACTGTCGATAAAAAATACTTCCTTTTAGACGACATATACAGCTTCTTTTAG
- a CDS encoding transporter substrate-binding domain-containing protein: MKKIILGIFLLFTSSVVANTLSEIRQSGTIRVGVFEAQPPFSKFEDGKFQGFEVTLAEALSKDIFGGKAGKVEFVPVKASERLKVLEENKVDMVLATFTITNERKQVVDFTTPYFAVNIGVLTRKGDKIKTMSDLHGKPIIAESGTTSEAYFKKEGFEIINCATANECYKILKEGKGAGFAHDNLLVLAYAVVDSDTEVNIKNLGVSDFLGIAVSKGNKDLLEFLNGELIKLSKDGFMKKTYDEAIEPYYKGTAEKKYFLLDDLYSLF, translated from the coding sequence ATGAAAAAGATAATTTTGGGAATTTTCTTGCTATTTACAAGTAGTGTAGTGGCAAATACCCTATCTGAGATTAGGCAGTCGGGCACGATTAGAGTGGGCGTTTTCGAGGCGCAACCGCCTTTTAGTAAATTTGAAGACGGCAAATTTCAAGGATTTGAGGTGACCCTAGCCGAGGCGTTATCAAAAGATATATTTGGTGGCAAGGCGGGCAAGGTAGAATTCGTACCCGTAAAGGCTAGTGAGCGTTTAAAAGTGTTGGAAGAAAATAAAGTAGATATGGTGCTTGCGACCTTTACGATCACAAATGAGCGTAAGCAGGTGGTCGATTTTACGACGCCGTATTTCGCAGTAAATATCGGCGTGCTAACCCGCAAGGGAGATAAGATCAAAACGATGTCTGATTTACACGGTAAGCCGATCATTGCAGAAAGCGGTACGACTAGCGAGGCATATTTTAAAAAAGAGGGTTTTGAAATCATAAATTGTGCTACTGCAAATGAATGCTATAAAATTCTAAAAGAGGGCAAGGGTGCGGGCTTTGCACACGATAATTTGTTAGTTCTTGCTTATGCGGTCGTAGATAGCGATACTGAAGTAAATATTAAGAATTTAGGCGTTTCGGATTTCTTGGGCATCGCGGTTTCTAAGGGCAATAAGGATCTGCTCGAGTTCTTAAACGGCGAGTTAATCAAGCTTAGCAAAGACGGCTTTATGAAAAAGACCTATGATGAGGCGATCGAGCCGTATTACAAAGGCACTGCGGAGAAAAAATATTTCTTGCTGGATGATCTTTATAGCTTATTTTAG
- the thyX gene encoding FAD-dependent thymidylate synthase, with product MQVKLLNFTPLWVCSNAIRTCWQSFERGDCGGAKDLALIDRVGNQLKHSSTLEHLYYNFYISGISRALLQELARHRLASLSVKSTRYTLKELRGEGSFAQGDFENAARYIVLTGNEAVDNASIAALENLRVILQTPISLDIAKYCLPECYKSELSWSINARSLQNFLALRSSKAALWEIRELAGKIYGALPQEHKFIFQSCMASGEKTQGEE from the coding sequence ATGCAAGTCAAACTTCTAAATTTCACTCCGCTTTGGGTCTGCTCAAATGCGATCCGCACCTGCTGGCAGAGCTTTGAGCGCGGCGATTGCGGCGGCGCCAAAGACCTAGCGCTCATTGACCGCGTCGGCAACCAGCTCAAGCACTCAAGCACGCTCGAACACCTCTACTACAACTTCTACATCAGCGGTATTTCTCGCGCGCTGCTTCAGGAGCTGGCGCGCCACCGCCTAGCAAGCCTTAGCGTAAAATCCACGCGCTACACTCTCAAAGAATTGCGCGGCGAGGGCAGCTTTGCGCAAGGGGATTTCGAAAACGCCGCGCGATACATCGTGCTTACGGGCAACGAAGCGGTCGATAACGCAAGTATCGCGGCTCTTGAAAACCTGCGCGTAATCTTACAAACTCCGATCAGCCTTGATATCGCCAAATACTGCCTGCCCGAGTGCTACAAGAGCGAGCTTAGCTGGAGTATAAACGCACGCAGCTTGCAAAACTTCCTCGCTCTGCGCTCTAGCAAGGCGGCACTTTGGGAGATCCGCGAGCTTGCGGGTAAAATTTATGGCGCGCTGCCGCAGGAGCATAAATTTATATTCCAAAGCTGCATGGCGAGCGGAGAGAAGACGCAAGGCGAGGAGTAG
- the ung gene encoding uracil-DNA glycosylase — translation MQINLDDVRIESGWKEALREEFLSEYFAKIKENLLAAKAREIIYPPGNLIFNAFNLTPFERVRAVILGQDPYHGAHQAMGLSFSVPRGVRIPPSLVNIYKEIKSDLGISEPASGDLSYWAKQGVLLLNASLSVGANRANSHSGFGWQIFTDAVIKILSARRQSLVFMLWGNFAKAKSALIDAQRHLILTAAHPSPLAGGAFFGCKHFSRCNEYLRAHGLGEIDWDLNHGAD, via the coding sequence ATGCAGATAAATTTAGACGACGTGAGGATCGAGAGCGGCTGGAAAGAGGCACTTAGGGAGGAATTTTTAAGCGAGTATTTTGCGAAGATCAAAGAAAATCTGCTCGCCGCAAAGGCGCGCGAGATCATCTATCCGCCGGGAAATTTGATCTTTAACGCCTTTAATCTCACTCCGTTTGAGCGGGTGCGCGCGGTGATTTTGGGGCAGGATCCCTACCACGGCGCGCATCAGGCGATGGGGCTTAGCTTTTCGGTACCGCGCGGCGTGCGAATTCCGCCCAGCCTCGTAAACATCTACAAAGAGATTAAGAGCGATCTGGGTATCAGCGAGCCTGCTAGCGGCGATCTGAGCTACTGGGCGAAGCAGGGCGTGCTGCTGCTTAATGCGAGCCTTAGCGTGGGCGCAAACCGCGCGAACTCGCACAGCGGCTTCGGCTGGCAAATTTTCACCGACGCCGTGATTAAAATTTTAAGCGCGAGGCGGCAAAGCTTGGTCTTTATGCTGTGGGGAAATTTTGCCAAAGCAAAATCGGCGCTGATCGATGCGCAGAGGCATCTCATTTTAACCGCCGCGCATCCTAGCCCGCTTGCAGGAGGGGCGTTTTTCGGCTGCAAGCATTTTAGCAGATGCAACGAATATCTGCGCGCGCACGGTCTAGGAGAGATCGATTGGGATCTAAATCACGGCGCAGATTAA
- a CDS encoding transporter substrate-binding domain-containing protein, producing the protein MKKSFFLILLSAIFVFANSLSEIKQSKVIRVGVYENEPPFSKSSEKGFEGFEVELANALAGKIFGNSGGRIELIPVTNEVRFPMLQNNQADMIIAAASITEERKGSVDFSMPYFTVNLGILTKKDSNIHKIGDLMGKKIGIIRKTTGEAYIKKDGGYNVSYCNDSVDCYRRLKSGEIDGYCNNNLFVMVYPIVDPAVEVNIKNLGDNVFLGVAVQKGNAELLEAINKGLIALSKEGFFKKAYEDTFESFYKGTVDKKYFLLDDLYSFF; encoded by the coding sequence ATGAAAAAGTCATTTTTTCTTATTCTATTGTCGGCGATCTTTGTTTTTGCGAATTCCTTAAGCGAAATAAAGCAAAGCAAGGTTATCAGAGTGGGCGTTTATGAAAATGAGCCGCCTTTTAGTAAGTCGAGCGAGAAGGGCTTTGAAGGTTTCGAAGTCGAGCTTGCCAATGCGCTAGCCGGTAAAATTTTCGGCAACAGCGGCGGTCGTATCGAGCTTATCCCGGTAACGAACGAAGTGCGCTTTCCGATGCTTCAAAACAATCAGGCAGATATGATAATCGCGGCTGCAAGTATCACTGAAGAGCGTAAAGGCAGCGTGGATTTTTCGATGCCGTATTTTACGGTAAATTTGGGAATTTTAACGAAAAAAGACTCAAATATTCACAAAATAGGCGATCTGATGGGCAAAAAGATCGGTATCATCCGCAAGACTACCGGCGAGGCGTATATCAAAAAGGACGGCGGTTATAATGTTTCCTACTGCAACGATTCGGTCGATTGCTATAGGAGATTAAAAAGTGGCGAGATCGACGGGTATTGCAACAACAACCTTTTTGTAATGGTCTATCCGATCGTAGATCCCGCAGTCGAGGTCAATATAAAAAATTTAGGCGATAATGTATTCTTGGGCGTCGCGGTGCAAAAGGGTAACGCGGAGCTGCTAGAAGCGATCAATAAAGGCTTGATTGCGCTCAGCAAAGAGGGCTTTTTCAAAAAGGCTTACGAGGATACTTTCGAATCCTTCTATAAAGGCACCGTCGATAAAAAATATTTCTTACTCGACGATCTTTACAGCTTTTTTTAA
- a CDS encoding DJ-1/PfpI family protein, producing the protein MKNIALVMFSGQTHLDFVGFYDCMLRLKAVHPQLEMRFCSRERQVSDSGGLTIDVGEITTDLGGFDAVFVPGGMATRRLKDDAGFISWLATARDAKYKFSVCTGSLLLGAAGFLRGRRATTHPFCYDLLALYCADVVHERLVRDSLPEGGEIITAGGVSSSIELGLCVTEKFAGASAREAAAAAMDYPYYGLRSKPVR; encoded by the coding sequence ATGAAAAATATAGCGCTTGTGATGTTTAGCGGACAGACGCACCTCGATTTTGTGGGATTTTACGATTGTATGCTAAGGCTTAAAGCCGTCCACCCGCAGCTTGAGATGAGGTTTTGCTCGCGAGAGCGGCAGGTTTCGGATAGCGGCGGCCTTACGATTGACGTGGGCGAGATCACGACGGATCTAGGCGGCTTTGATGCGGTTTTTGTGCCGGGCGGTATGGCGACGCGACGCCTTAAAGACGATGCGGGCTTCATCTCGTGGCTCGCAACCGCGCGCGATGCGAAGTATAAGTTTAGCGTTTGCACCGGTTCGCTGCTTTTGGGCGCGGCGGGGTTTTTGCGAGGTAGGCGTGCGACTACACATCCGTTTTGCTACGATCTGCTGGCACTTTACTGCGCGGACGTGGTGCATGAACGGCTCGTGCGCGATAGCCTGCCAGAAGGAGGCGAGATCATCACTGCTGGCGGTGTGAGTAGCTCCATCGAACTTGGACTTTGCGTGACCGAGAAATTCGCGGGCGCCTCTGCGCGAGAGGCTGCCGCTGCGGCGATGGATTATCCGTATTACGGCCTTAGAAGCAAGCCTGTGCGATGA